The genomic segment CGTGGACGTCGTCACCGGTCTGATCAAGGCGAACGTGCCCTCGCGGCTCGCCTTCGCCACCTCCTCGCTCGCCGACTCGCGGGTCATCCTCGACCAGCCCGGCGCCGAGAAGCTGATCGGCAAGGGCGACGGGCTGTTCCTGCCGATGGGGGCCAACAAGCCGACCCGTATGCAGGGCGCGTTCGTGACCGAGGACGAGGTCGCGGCGATCGTCCAGCACTGCAAGGACCAGATGGCGCCCGTCTTCCGGGACGACGTCACCGTGGGCACCAAGCAGAAGAAGGAGATCGACGAGGAGATCGGCGACGACCTCGACCTGCTGTGCCAGGCGGCCGAACTGGTCGTCTCCACGCAGTTCGGATCGACCTCCATGCTCCAGCGCAAGCTGCGCGTCGGCTTCGCCAAGGCCGGGCGACTCATGGACCTCATGGAGTCCCGGGGCATCGTGGGGCCGAGCGAGGGCTCCAAGGCACGTGACGTTCTTGTGAAACCCGACGAACTGGACGGCGTGCTGGCCGTGATCCGGGGGGAGACTGAGGCATAAGGGCCGCAGCGGGACCGCGGAGGGGCGCACCGCAGGGAAAACCGGTTGTCCGACGGGCGGAACACGGATGGGATTACGGCATCCGGGTATTCGAACGTGACTCACCCGTAAGGAAATGGTGAGCAACCGTTTCCCTTCGGCGTACGTCAAGTTGGACGAGGGGACAGCCCCGTGCCCCACCCTCACCACCAGCAGGATGACCGGCCATTCTGATGGCGTACAAAGTCCCACCGCCCGGTTGCCCCACCCTTTCGTACCCCCCCTAGACTGAACCTCCAGCACAGGTGGCTACACGCTCGAAAGGCGCCCCCGTGTCCATCGGCAACTCCCCTGACGGCAACTTCCCCGAAGACGAGCGTCCGTTCGAAGACGACCGTGACGAACGCCTGGCGGAACGCCCCTCGATCGGTCGTGCCCTCCAGCAGGCACGCATCGCGGCCGGGCTGACCGTCGACGACGTCAGCAACGCCACCCGGGTCCGCATCGCCATCGTGCACGCGATCGAGCAGGACGACTTCGCCCCCTGCGGTGGCGACGTCTACGCGCGCGGTCACCTCCGCACCCTCGCACGCGCGGTGCGCATCGATCCCGTTCCGCTGCTCGCGCAGTTCGACGAGGCGCACGGCGGGCGGCCCGCGCCCACCCCGGCGGCGCCGCTGTTCGAGGCGGAGCGCATCCGTCCCGAGCGGCGCGGCCCCAACTGGACCGCCGCCATGGTCGCCGCGATCGTCGCGGTGATCGGCTTCGTCGGCTTCACCGCGTTCAACGACGGTGACGACGGCGACACCACACAGGTCGCCGAGGGCTCCACGCCGACCACCAGCAAGCCCGCCTCGCCCACGCCCAAGGCCGACAAGCCCGACGCCGACCCGAAGCCCGACCCGACCGACAGCGCCATCGCGGCCGCGCCCCGCGACAAGGTGACCGTGCAGGTCAGCGCCTCCGACGGCCGCAGCTGGATCTCCGCCAAGGACCACAACGGCCGGCTCCTGTGGGACGGCCTCCTCAAGCAGGGCCAGTCCAAGACCTTCCAGGACAGCTCCAAGATCGACCTCGTCCTCGGCGACGCCGGAGCCATCCAGCTCTACGTCAACGGCAAGAAGATCAAGGACGACTTCCGGCCCGGCCAGGTCGAACGCCTGACGTACACGAAGGGCGACCCGGAGGTCGGCTGAGCCTTCGGTACGTCCGCGCCAGCGGACGTACGGACGACCCAGAGAGAACGCGGGTACGGGGTTGGCCAAGATCGGCCAACCCCGTCGACGTGGGCTGTCAGCGGGACGAAGTAGTCTTGAGCCCATGCCTGAACGCCGTACCGTCGCACTCGTCACTCTTGGCTGCGCCCGTAACGAGGTGGACTCGGAGGAGCTCGCAGGCCGCTTGGAGGCGGACGGCTGGGAGCTCGTCGAGGACGCCGAGGAAGCGGACGTCGCGGTCGTCAACACCTGTGGCTTCGTCGAAGCCGCCAAGAAGGACTCCGTCGACGCGCTCCTGGAAGCCAATGACCTCAAGGGTCACGGCAGAACCCAGGCCGTCGTCGCGGTCGGCTGCATGGCCGAGCGGTACGGCAAGGAGCTCGCCGAGGCGCTGCCCGAGGCCGACGGCGTGCTCGGCTTCGACGACTACGCGAACATCTCCGACCGCCTCCAGACCATCCTGAACGGCGGCATCCACGCCTCGCACACCCCGCGCGACCGGCGCAAGCTGCTGCCGATCAGCCCGGCCGAGCGCCAGGAGTCGGCTGCCGAGGTCGCGCTGCCGGGGCACGCCCCCGTCGACCTTCCGGACGGCCTCGCTCCGGCCTCCGGGCCGCGTTCGCCACTGCGCCGCCGCCTGGACGGCTCGCCCGTCGCCTCCGTGAAGCTGGCCTCGGGCTGCGACCGCCGTTGCTCCTTCTGCGCCATCCCGTCCTTCCGCGGCTCCTTCATCTCGCGCCGCCCCTCGGACGTGCTGAACGAGACGCGCTGGCTGGCCGAGCAGGGCGTCAAGGAGGTCATGCTCGTCTCCGAGAACAACACCTCGTACGGCAAGGACCTGGGCGACATCCGGCTGCTGGAGTCCCTGCTGCCCGAGCTCGCCGAGGTCGACGGCATCGAGCGGGTGCGCGTGAGCTACCTCCAGCCCGCCGAGATGCGGCCCGGCCTCATCGACGTGCTCACCTCCACACCCAAGGTCGTGCCCTACTTCGACCTCTCCTTCCAGCACTCCGCCCCCGCCGTGCTGCGCTCGATGCGCCGCTTCGGCGACACCGACCGCTTCCTGGAGCTGCTCGACACCATCCGCGGCAAGGCCCCCGAGGCCGGCGTGCGGTCCAACTTCATCGTGGGATTCCCCGGCGAGACCGAGGACGACCTCGCGGAGCTGGAGCGGTTCCTGAACGGCGCGAGACTGGACGCGATCGGCGTCTTCGGGTACTCCGACGAGGAGGGCACCGAGGCGGCGACGTACGAGAACAAGCTGGCCGAGGACGTGGTCGCCGAGCGGCTCGCGCGGGTCTCGCGGCTGGCCGAGGAGCTGGTCTCGCAGCGCGCCGAGGAGCGCGTCGGGCAGACCGTGCGCGTCCTCGTCGAGTCGGTCGACGGGGACGAGGGTGCGTACGGTCGTGCCGCGCACCAGGCGCCCGAGACGGACGGCCAGGTGCTGTTCACGAGCGGTGAGGAGCTGAGCGTCGGCCTTGTGGTCGAGGCGAAGGTGGTCGCCACGGAAGGCGTCGATCTGGTGGCCGAGGTACTCCCGGGCTCGCTCGGC from the Streptomyces sp. NBC_00310 genome contains:
- the rimO gene encoding 30S ribosomal protein S12 methylthiotransferase RimO, encoding MPERRTVALVTLGCARNEVDSEELAGRLEADGWELVEDAEEADVAVVNTCGFVEAAKKDSVDALLEANDLKGHGRTQAVVAVGCMAERYGKELAEALPEADGVLGFDDYANISDRLQTILNGGIHASHTPRDRRKLLPISPAERQESAAEVALPGHAPVDLPDGLAPASGPRSPLRRRLDGSPVASVKLASGCDRRCSFCAIPSFRGSFISRRPSDVLNETRWLAEQGVKEVMLVSENNTSYGKDLGDIRLLESLLPELAEVDGIERVRVSYLQPAEMRPGLIDVLTSTPKVVPYFDLSFQHSAPAVLRSMRRFGDTDRFLELLDTIRGKAPEAGVRSNFIVGFPGETEDDLAELERFLNGARLDAIGVFGYSDEEGTEAATYENKLAEDVVAERLARVSRLAEELVSQRAEERVGQTVRVLVESVDGDEGAYGRAAHQAPETDGQVLFTSGEELSVGLVVEAKVVATEGVDLVAEVLPGSLGSPVCPEEAAR
- a CDS encoding helix-turn-helix domain-containing protein — its product is MSIGNSPDGNFPEDERPFEDDRDERLAERPSIGRALQQARIAAGLTVDDVSNATRVRIAIVHAIEQDDFAPCGGDVYARGHLRTLARAVRIDPVPLLAQFDEAHGGRPAPTPAAPLFEAERIRPERRGPNWTAAMVAAIVAVIGFVGFTAFNDGDDGDTTQVAEGSTPTTSKPASPTPKADKPDADPKPDPTDSAIAAAPRDKVTVQVSASDGRSWISAKDHNGRLLWDGLLKQGQSKTFQDSSKIDLVLGDAGAIQLYVNGKKIKDDFRPGQVERLTYTKGDPEVG